The DNA sequence AATTGTCAGCGTGTACGGAGATCTCTCCCCCAGGCTCTTTCCGGCAATCCCGGTTGGTTGAGCAAGACTCAGACCATCCGGCGCTGTCATGAGCCTCTGCATGGTCAATGAGTTAGCACTGTCGGCTGATGGGGAGCTGTACGGATGCAGGTTAGGCTGTACAAAGCGGAATGGAGGTGAAGGTTGAGGCTGGATGCAGGGAGCCTACAAGAGGGCCAGGCCTCAGGCCGTCAACGGGATTTCACGGCGTTGTCCTTCCGACTCTACGATCAGCGTGCCATGGTCGTCTGCCAATTGTTCCTTCGCATTCAGCAATTCAATGCCGTAAACGGTCCCATCCGGTGCGATGTCGATGTTCATCTCTTCACTCACCTTAATGGTGGTGACGTGCCCTATCTTTTCGTGTAAACGCAGATACGCAATGTTGTATTTGGCATCATAGCTAAGTTTCATACAGCCTCCTTATTCAGAAGAATTTGACTACGACGGTGATAACCAGCCACCCTTGTTCTTCTACTGCATAGGCTTCGACCTGTTTGGTTGCGTAGTGCTTTCCCATCCACTCACGGTTAAACGGGAAGTTGCGACGAAACCCAGATCTTCCATATTTTGCAGCGAAGCGCTCTCCGGTCTCGACCGTGAGCCGGACATCTTCCTCCGTTGCTCCTCGTTCCTCCAATCGACCTCTGGCGTGCGGATGTATCTAATGTTCATTCTGGGCTTCCTGCTCCGCAGGCCAGAGTACGTGCCCTCGCACGATACGCCGCGATCATTTCGGATTCCCCTATGGGACCGGAGTCACAAGCGCGGGATAGAGTGTTCTTCATTTTCTTGCTTGTGCCTCTTCCAACCATGGCTCGCCGAAGGCTTGATGGTGAACCGGTATTTCAGAGACGGCCTGCCTTTTTCAAGCGCTCCTGCACACGCCGGTACGGAATGGCCCGCTCTGCGCGCCGGTCATGCCATTTTGCCACATCGATCAGATCTTCCTTCAATGCCGGGTCGGTGAAAAGTCGCTGCATGATCGCTTCACGCTCGGACTTCGGTAAGGACTCAAATGCCGTTATGAACACTTCCGCTGTGGCATCGGCTATTTTCATAATGGCGCCCTCCTTTGAAATGCACCCATGATCTCGGGTGGAGTACTGGGGACAGTTCCTGTTGCCTCGACCCCGAGTAATGGGGTCCGGCCTGAGTATTGACTTATTGAAAGACTCTCGCCTCTTGTTTTCCGTCAGCAAGGATCACTTACTCCTCCGGCATTCGGTCTACGATTCGATCCCATTCTTTGATGGCAGGTTTTACGTGGTGATCCAGGTGCGTAAGAGCGGCATAGAGCCGCCCCTCGTACTCATCGCGGTTTGTGTCGTCCAGCGGAATTACTCTCAAGGTGGCTGACAGATTATGGATCTCTTCCACGGCCTCAAGGATATCCTCAAAGTGATGTTCAAGGGTTGGGGTGGACGGCATCACCAGCGTGTCAGGTTCAGGATACGCTACGCGCGATGGTCGCTTAGTCTTCATGATGGCTCCCTTTCCCCAATCGCCGTTCAAGATTCTTGGCTGTTCGTTGCCAGGCTGTAATTTCCGTCTTCCAATGCCGGATCAGTGTGTCGTCCGGAACCGACCGGCTCCGCTCACGCGCGATTTTTCTCAAGTGGATTGCGATCACTCCTCGCAAGCCCGCGATCCTTGTTCGCAACTTCTTGTTGCGCCCCATGCCGTTCCCCGTGTCGGTCACCGTACAGCCAGCCGCCACGCACTGTCAATTATGGGCTCCCCGCTGATTGGAAGAGCGACCGTTTCCCTTCCTCGCTGCTATCCCTCACCCTTCGAATGCTAAGATTCACGCTTTTGAGGTTGCCGCTTCATCAGGAGACCAAGGGAAGATCCTTTTCTTCCGATCTCCAGGCTGCGTATGTAAGAGCTTGCAAGATATCTTCCCGTTCGATGTAGGGATAGGCCGCCAAAACTTCGTCAATCGCCTTTCCCGCGGCCATCAAGCCCACTATTGTCCCGACGGTCACGCGCATACCCCTGATACAGGGTTTCCCTCCCATGACCGCAGGGTCCATGGTGATGCGATCCAACTGTTTCATGGCTTCCTCCACCCATCGGAGTTGCAGGCCCTGTTCATTGATTCAGATGATGCTGTGCGGCAGTGCTGCGTGTATCACTCATGTGTGACGGGATCGGACGCATGGGTCGCCCCTACAAGGGATCGCCTGACCCGGAGTACGCGTAGCGCATTCCGCCGGGTGTGCTCGTCAAGAGCCTCCGGCGCAGCCAAGCCCCGAGCACACAGCTTTCAACACGCATCCATACGCCTCGGGAGTCAGCTTCCCAATGCGGCCGAGAATCAAGGACTGATCAAACGTATGCAACTGATCGCAGCGCACCCAGCTCAACTTGGGGAGCGAGCCGAACTCAAAATCGCCAGGCTCAAGCGGCACGGCGGCCGGGTGACCTGAGCGGGAGGTGACTGCCCGTGCGACGATATCGCCATAGGTTGCCAGGCTTCGGAGAATCAGCGCCGGACGACGCTTCGTCGAGCTCAGATCGCTGAAAGGAAAAGGCAGCTAGACCACTTCACAAGGTTGGAACATCGTTCCATACCTCGTCTTCCACGTTATCCCACACTTTCTTCAGGCTCGTTTCCTGAGCATAGATCAGATTCAACTCCTCCGCCCGCTCCGGTGTGACGCCTCTGTGCATGCGAAGGAAGCGAACGAAATCGAGCACCTCGCGTACCAGCGGTTCGGGAAGCGGTTTTACCGCCTCATAGACCTGCTCCGCGGTCGTCATTTCTACCTCCTTGCAAGGAAACGAAATTGTTCTAGCATAGCCCCAATATCAGACAAAGGTCGAGTCGGCACCCACCAACATACGCGCCTGCTGTCATGTTTCCGAGCCACCCCATCGCCTTAGGCCGCGTGCCCTGTGGATGTTCTGGGACGGTGGGCCGGAGTTCCATGCAGCATGCCTTCTACGCTGATATCCTCATCAATGTCAGGCCAGCGAATCCCCTGACCATCGCCAAGAATTTCCCAATGTTGTCGCTGCTCCGGGGTGGCCTCCGCTAACCGCCATGACCAGACCAATGGCACGCTGATCGTCCGCCCGTCTACCAGGTGTGCAATGATCTCATCATCGGTGACGTCCATACTCATGACTCGAGGTTCAACAATGTTTGCCGCAGTGCTCATGCCATGCCTCCAGGAGTTTGGTCACGTTGGTCTCAACGATCCGTCGAATTGCATTCAGTTCTTTTGGGGAAAACCCTCTGTTGTGGCTTAAGGAGATCGGTTCCAGCCAAAACTTGCACATCAACGTTTCTCTTTGAATATGGATATGTTTCGGCTCGTTGCAATCGAAACTATAAAAGAACAAGCGGTAGGGCCCAGCAATGTTCTTTACCGTAGGCATCGGTATTCCTTACGTTAACAGAATAGCCATACTCTATGGTAAGCCATTGGCGAAGGCAAGATTGTCGAGCCGTTGGGGATGGGGAGTCTGAGGGAAAAGAATTGCTGGAGGTTGGAAGTGCGAAGAGCGTTCGAGGTTTGAGGCTAGAGGTGGGATGCCAAAAGGGGGCGGGAGTCTATTCTCTGTGCCTCTCCATGAGGCCGACCTCGCTGCGTCATTCCAGCCGCGCTCTCCAGATGCTCCACGATCCGCTCCGCCGCCATGCCGACCCATGTCGTCAGCGCCACCGAAGGGGGACGGACACCGGCGCAGACGGCGGAGCCAGTCCCCTTCTGGCATTGCCCTGCCATGGCTTTGTGGCACTTGTCATGCCTGAAGAAGTGACTTATCTCAGTCTTGGCGATTGGCTAACAAGGAATGCATTACTTCACGTTCCGCAGGAGGTTCTGCCAGGCCTGGAGCTGCTGACTGGTTCCCGCTTTCGGGTTGTTTTGCGCGGATCGCTGCTCGGCCTGGCTCCGTCCCGTGCTCAGCGCATCGATACGCTCTCCGACGTCCCGATACAGGCTGTCTTCCCGCCGAAGCCAGCGATAGGCTTCGAGCGCTTCGGCGATCCGGCCGAGCGATTCGAGGGTGCGGCCGAGCACGTAGAGGATTTGCACGATGTCTTTTTTCGATGCGCCGGGTGATTTGAGGGCGTTGCGGAAAGCCGCGACCGCGTCTTCGTATCGATCGCAGGACTTTTGCGAGAGTCCCATTTGGGCATAGGCTTTCAGGGCGAGCGCGGGGTCGCTCGTGGCCTTTTCAAATTGCTCGATCGCCGGCTTGAAGAGGCCGGCTTTCCGCAACGCAAGGCCCCGTTCGTATGCCTCAGCTGCGAGGTCGTTGAGATTTGTTTCCGGAAGGTCTGATTCTGACATGCAGGCACAACTCCTTTAGCAACTCCTGTTGAACTAGGCTGGAATCAGCAAGTCCCAGACCATGATGGCTGTTTGAGCAAATCTAAATGTATCAATAGATTAGGATTTGGCAAATTCATGGCGGGTGCCCCAATGGCGTTCAATGTACACAGGACTGCCGCGAAATCGCTGTCCATAAGCCGGCCGCGCTGGACGACCTCCTGAGCAACTCGATAAAAGTATTGCCTGTCGATCGCCCGATGCGTAGTATGGACCGACACGCTCTTTTTGGATGATACAGACCGGCATGGATATTCTCGGCGATCAACCCGGACGGCGCCTCACTATCGCCGCCTATCTTGCTGTGGGCGCATTGCTCATTGCGCATGGCGTCAATGCGTTTGTCGCCGCGGCCTTAGCCCTCCCGCCTGCGAAGGGCGCAGCTCCTCAATCAGCTCAGACGGCTGTTCCGGTGACGTTTGTGCCGCAGCAATGGGTGGATCAAATTCAGTCGAGCGGCCTGTTCCTGCTGCCCGCCGCCCCGCTTGGAATGACCGGTGTGCCGGGGACTGCTTCGCAAGCACCCGTACGGGCGGCCTTGGGCGTGGCGAACAAGCTGCGGCTCTTAGGCGTCGTGTTAGGAAGCGAACGCGGGGTGTTCGCGATTGTCGAAGAATTGGCCACGAAACGGCAGGTGCTCTACCGGCTGCACGACCAGATCCCGGATTTGGGAGAGGTCAGCGCCATTCGCCGGGACGGCATGGTGATTCGGAGCGGCGACCAGGAAGAGCTGCTGGAACTTTCCACGACCGACAAGCCGGCGACTCCGGTGGTGACCGCCGGCGCTCCTGTCGCAGCGGCGCCCGGGGTTCCCATTAAAAAAGTGATCGATCGACGAGAGGTTGAAGCGGCGATGGCAGACTTGCCGAAGCTGCTGACTCAGGCGCGCGCCGTGCCGTTCATGGTCAATGGCACCCCCAACGGGTATCGCATGGACTACATCGCCCCGGCCAGTTTTTATGAGAAGATCGGCATCCAATATGGGGATGTGTTGCAGCGGGTCAACGGTGTAGATGTCCGTGATCCCTCCACGATGCTCAGTTTGTTCCAGCAATTGAAAAATGAACGAACGGTGAAAGTCGATATGGTTCGCAACAACCAGAAGACCACCATGACCTTTGAGCTCCGATAGGTTTCGTCCTCACTCCTCGTGGCATATTGCGGGCTGGTCGGGTCTCTCCACACATACCGTTCTTTCTGTCGCGAATTGGCGCGTGAGCCCTCGGGGTTGATCCGGAGCCTCACTGCAATTGGGCTTCCGAGTCTGTTCTTGCAACGGGTAAGGGAGCACTCGACCAACTCCGGAGATGTCCTTGTTTTACTTGTAGTTAACGAAGAAACTTGGAATTGATCTTCAAGCCGGTTAGTCTAAGGACGTGGTCTCCCTATAATGGTGAATGGTGAGATGGGGTACGGAGTACTGTGAGCGAGTCCGAACAGCAAGTTACCTTCGGCAGGCCGCTTCTCGGGCGGATTCTCGGGGAGAAATTCAATCTCCTGGATTCCAAGCTCGACGAGGCGTTGGCCTATCAGCGTGAGAAAGGCGGCCGCCTCGGCGAAGCCCTCCTCCATTTGCGCGTGCTTCGCGAAGAGGAACTGTTGGAAGCCTTGGCCCAGCAATTTGAGCTGGCGTGGTTGCCGCATCTGGAAGTCTCCCATATCGATCATGAACTGATTAAGCGAGTGCCCATCGGCTTTGCGCGGCGCTACCGGATTCTCCCCTTGCGCCATGAGGACGGTGCCGTCGTGGTCGCGACGACCGACCCGCTTGAGACGGTGGCGTTGGATGATTTGCGCCTCTTGTTGGGGAAACCGATCCGGCCGGTACTGACTACAGGGCTTGCCCTTTTGGCCTGTTTGAACCGCGTCTATGACGAGGCGGCCAGCCCCGCCGGGGCTGAACAGGTCATGGAAGACATTGCGGCGGCGGAAAATCTGGACCAGCTGGCCCATGAGCTGGATGAACCGCAGGATCTGCTCGACGCGACCGACGAGGCCCCGATCATTCGCCTGGTGAACTCGGTCTTGTTCCAGGCGGTGCGGCAGCGGGCCAGCGACATCCACTTCGAATCCTTCGAGCGCGGCCTCGTGGTCCGGTACCGGATCGACGGCGTGCTCTATCCCGTGCTGACCCCGCCGAAGCGCTTGCAGTCCAGCATCATCGCCCGCCTGAAGATCATGGCGGGGTTGAACATCGCGGAAAAGCGCTTGCCGCAAGACGGCCGCTTTGCCATCCGGACGGCGGGGAAAGACGTCGACTTGCGTGTGTCGGTGCTCCCCACCTCGCACGGCGAACGGGTGGTCCTTCGTCTGCTCGAAAAAGAGAATCGCCTTCTGAATCTGACGGAGATGGGATTTTCAACCGACCGGCTCTCGTCCATCCAGCAGCTTATTCAGCTGGCTCACGGCATCATCCTCGTGACGGGTCCGACAGGCAGCGGCAAAACGACCACGCTCTATGCCGCGCTCAGCCAGATCAACGCGCCCGATAAGAACATCATCACGGTCGAGGACCCGGTCGAGTATCAATTGCTCGGGATCGGGCAGATGCAGGTTAATCCCAAGATCAATCTCACCTTCGCGGCCGGCCTGCGTTCGATCCTGCGCCAGGACCCCGACGTCATCATGATCGGAGAAATCCGCGATCGCGAGACGGCGGAAATCGCGATTCACGCGTCGCTCACCGGGCACCTGGTCTTCTCCACGCTGCATACCAACGATGCGGCCAGCGCCGCGACGCGGTTGATCGATATGGGGATCGAGCCGTTTCTTGTGGCTTCCTCGGTCATGGCGGTCCTCGCGCAACGTTTGTTGCGGCAAATCTGCCCCGATTGCAAGAAGCCCTATAAGCCCACGGTGGATGAGCTTGGCCGTCTTGGCCTGGATGGCAAGGGGCCCTTTACGTTTTACCGCGGCGCCGGCTGTCCGAACTGTTCGCAGACCGGGTATCGCGGCCGGACGGGCATCTATGAATTGCTCGTGCTGGACGACGAAGTGCGGCGGCTCATCGGGGCGAAAGCCGACTCATCGGTGATCAAACAGGCGGCCATCGCCAAGGGCATGATCACGTTGAAGCAGGAAGGCGCGATGAAGGTAGCTCAGGGCGTGACGACGACGGAAGAAGTGATGCGGATCACGCAGCAGGAGATTGAGATCTAGCAAGATGGTGGAGGCTTGAGGGTGAAGGCTGAGGTCGAGGCTAAGGTTAAGGCTGACATGAAGCGAACAGAATCTTCGCTCACCCTCAACCTTGACCTCAACCTGTTTTGCTGGGGGGCCGTTCTGAGCATCTTGTACGCTTCTCGCCCCGGAGTGCTCTAGCCATGCCGGTCTATCAATACCGCGGGTATAAGAGCGACGGCGGATCTGCTGCGGGTATCGTCGATGCCGAGAGCGTGAAGGTTGCCCGTCTGAAGCTCCGCAAAGACGGGGTGTTTCCGACCGACGTCATTGAGCAGGGGCAAGCCACCGGCCGCGGGTTGGCGCATGACCGTGTCGCCATCTCGGCTCCGCTCGGAAGATCTCAGGTGTTGTCGGCACCCGAACTGGCGATGTTGACCCGTCAGTTTGCGACCTTGTTGGTTGCCGGACTTCCTCTGGTCGACGCGTTGGGGGTCTTGATCGACCAGTCTGAAAAGAAGCCGGCGAAAGCGTTGCTTGCCGATGTGCGCGAGCAAGTGCGTGCAGGAAAAGCGCTCAGCCACGTGCTGGAGTCCTACGGCAAAGACTTCTCCCCGATCTATGTGCACATGGTGCGGGCGGGGGAAGCGAGCGGCGCGCTGGACCAGATCCTTTTTCGCCTGGCCGAGTTTCTTGAAAAACAGCAGGCGCTCAGGAACAAAGTCACCAATGCCATTCTCTACCCCGCCTTGATGTTGATCGTCGGCGTGGGTGTATTGTTTTTCCTGATGACCTTTGTGGTTCCGAAGATCACGGCGGTCTTCGCCAGCATGAAAGCCGCGCTCCCCTTCCCGACCGTGGTGCTGATGACGATCAGCCGCTTCTGTTCCACCTATTGGCCGCTCATGCTGCTGGCTGTAGTCGGCGGCGGGTGGCTCGTTCGCCGGTTCATTCAGACCGAATCGGGGCGCACCGTTGCCGATCGATTGATCCTCCGCATTCCCCTGATCGGCGAGGTGGCGCGGATGGTGGCCATCTCGCGGCTCACCGGCACCTTGGCGACGATGTTATCGAGCGGCGTCCAGCTGCTCGATGCCCTGGATGTCTCGAAGCGCGTGATGAACAATCGGGTCTTGGAGGAAGCGGTCGAAGGCGCCAGGCAGAATATTCGGGAAGGCGAAACGATTGCGGACCCGCTCAAGCGCAGCGGCCAATTTCCGTCCCTCGTGACCCATATGATCGCCGTCGGAGAACGCAGCGGCGAGATGGAAGAAATGCTGCGGCGCATCGGCCAGATTTACGACGGCGAAGTGGAGCGGGTCATCACCCGGTTTACATCGCTCCTGGAACCGATCATGATCTTGGTCATGGGCGTCATCGTCTTCTTTATCGTGGTAGCCATTTTGCTGCCGATCTTTGAAATGGGTCAAATGGTGCGGTGAATATAGTGACAGGTGACGGGTGACGAGTTCAATGGGAGGTATTCGATGAGCGGCAAGGAACTGTACGAGAGCGCATGGACCAAATGGAACCGGCATCGCTTCCGATGTCCCTTCACGTCACGCGTCACGCGTCACGCGTCACGACTCGGCAACGCACGCGGCTTCACCTTCATTGAAATCATGGTGGTGGTGGCGATTCTCGCCATCCTGGCGGCGCTGGTCGTCCCGCGGATCATGGGGCGGACCGACGATGCCAAACGGACCGCCGCAAAGGTGCAGATCCGCAATATCGAAGGGGCGCTCCAACTCTATAAGCTCGACAACGGTGTCTATCCTTCAAGCGAACAGGGGCTCAAAGCGCTGGTCGAGAAGCCGTCGGTGGGCGTGATTCCTAAAAAGTGGAAAATCGGCGGATACATCGACAAGCTTCCTGAAGATCCCTGGGGAAACCAGTACAAGTATCAAAGCCCGGCACCGATCCAGCAGGGACAATACGGGCAGATCAAGGCTGATTATGAAATCATGTCCCTCGGTACCGATGGCGAGGTCGGCGGAGAAGGCGTGAATGCGGATATTGCGAACTGGAACTTGGAAAAGGATTAGCAAGTTGTTGAAAACATCCGCCAGCGGCATGGGTGGCTTTACCTTGCTGGAGATGATCATCGTCATGTTTCTATTCGTGGCGATGTTGGGGATTGTCATTCCACGCATCAACTTGAGTGACGACCTGGCGTCGACCGGTCGGAAGTTGATCGGAGCGCTGCGGACTCTTCAGGGGATCGCCATGAGCACGCAGAAGCCGGTCAAACTCTATCTGGACCTGGATCAAAGCCAATACTGGGCAAAGACGATTGAAGGAAAAGAGGAGAAGCCCCTGCCGGATGCCGCTTGGGATGCGCCGCGCATGCTTCCGGAGACCATCCGTCTGGCCGATGCGTCCTCCGGCTCAATCAAGCGGACAGCCGGTCGTCTCGATCTGATGTTGTACCCCAACGGTCGGATGGATGAAGCGGTTCTGCATCTGACCGATGCCAGTAACAACGTGTTGGCTATCGTCGTCGAGTCCGCCACCGGAGCGATCCGCACCAGCGATGAGCGTATTGAGCCTCAGCGGCTGGCGTCCATTCCTGACCGGGTCAAGCCCCTGTTGATTCCGACGGCGACGGTAGCTGCCGGGACTCAGGCCGGCCTGGCGAAGCCCTAACGCAATCACGCCACATGCGGCCCTACCAACCACAAGACGAACGCGGATTTACTCTGCTGGAGGTGCTGCTGGCGGTCGCGATTCTTGCGATCGCTCTCCCCGTGCTCTTGGGCCTGAGGAATTTCGATTTGGAGCTGCAATCCCGCTCCATGGAGTTGACGACGGCCACACTGTTGGCTCAGGAAAAACTCTTGGAAACGGAACTGTCTGGCTCCTTCCCCATTGGTGAATCGACGGGAGAGTTTCAAACGCCGGCGCCCGGCGTCCTCTCGTCGATCACGGAGACCAATCGTGCGCCCGGTTATCGCTGGAAGCGCAGTATCATGCCGACGCCGCTGGAGCTCATTCGAGAAGTCAAGATCCAGATCTCCTGGCCGCGCGGCCAGCAGGATGAAACATTGGAAGTGAGTACCTATGTCTTTGCCGGCCTCGCATTCTAAGGGGCGTCAAACAATCGAGCGGGTCAGGTCTGCCGTGCGCCGGAGTATTGAGGTCTCGCTTCTCTCTGTTCCTCCCCTTTGTAAGGGGAGGCAAGGAGGGGTTGAGACTCCTGGGCTGCGGTGCGGTTCACGAATACCGGCGCCAGTAAAGGCTGCCGGAAGACTCGACCTCCCCTCGCCCCTCCTTACGAAGGAGGGGAAGCCACGAGAAGCCGGTATCGATTCGATGATGCCAACTCGTTCATCGACCCATGCAGAATCCGGAATGGCTTATTCTAAGCACGAAGGCGGATTCACGCTGGTCGAAGCGTTGCTGGCGATTGCGCTGCTGGCGACGTTGGGCGCGATGGTCTTCGGATCTTTGCTGACGACGACGCGGGTCGTGGATGCCGGTCGAGCGGCGGCCTCACGCGAGCAGACCATCCGGCGCGTGTTACGGCTGATGGCCGAGGAACTCACGGTCGGCGTCAAGGAGACGACGTTCCCCTGGGTCGGTTTGAACGGAACGCAAGACGGTCAGTCGGCCGATACGCTGGCCTTCGTGACGCGGGGGGACGGATTCGGTGTCCAGGCCGCGCGTGAGAGCGAGATCCTGCGCGTGATTTACACGCGCGAGGGCGATCGCTTGATCCGGTTCGTCCGGCGCAATCTCTACGGGCTCACCGATGAGTCAGTCGATCAGGTCAACCTGGCAACGAAGGTGAAGGGGTTCAACGTTCGCTACTACAGCCGGCAAGGCCAGGTGTGGCTGGACGAATGGAGCTCAACCGGACCGTTGCCGACGGCGCTGCTGCTGGAAATCACCTTTCAAGAGCCCGATGCCGAACCCTATACCATTCGTGAATGGGTCACGGTGGGAGTCTCCTGATGGTGTGGCCATGGAAGGACCTCTCGGCTTGGAAGGCCCCGCTGCTGTGGATGGCCTTTGGATCTGGACTGCTCTTCCTCTCGATCGCCCTCACCTTCCCCTATGGAGCTTTGCAGACGAGAGTCATCGGGGAACTGCAGCGGGCTACCGGTATGGACGTGCGCGCGGCAGACTGGTCGATCGGCTTTCCGGCGGCGATTGAATGGCGACAGATGACGTTGACCAAAACCGACTGGTCTCCCCTGCAGCTGGGTCTGGTGCGGGCTCAAGTAGGGCTCTGGCGGTTGTTGACCGGCGGGGTAGCTCTGGATCTGGCCGCGCAGTTAGACGAAGCCACCGCGACACAGGGCACGGTGAAATTGACTGTGACGGCGTCCTCCTGGTCTATGACCGGCCCTATGGCCATGATAGGCAAGATTCAGAAGCTCGATCTTTCCAAGGTGCTTCGCCCCTATGTGACGCGTGGCAGCATGACGGGGGAGTTCTCGCATCGTCTCGATCGCTCCGCGACCGGCGGATCCGCCGCATTCGGCGAGGGCACGTGGAAAGCGGAGGCCAAGGACCTGTCCCTGGATCACATTCCGGTGGGGAACGGCCGGATCCTTGCGCTGGCTTTCAGCACCCTCTCGATCAGCCTGGCGTGCCGGGAGCAGATCTGCGACGTGACCGAATTGAAGGGCGACGGGATCGACGGGTCGTTTTCCGGGCAGGGAACGGTTACAATGCAGCAACCCTTACAACAGAGTCAGTTGGCGTTGTCTTTGACCGTGATTCCCGGTGTGGGATTTGCGGCCAAGGCTCCCGGGTTGGGTATTCCGCCGTTGCCGCCCGGAACGCCGTTCACGTTTAAAGTGATGGGAACATTGGCACAGGCCAGGGTGGCGTTGTAGAGTAGCACGTGACCTTACGAGGAATTCAGACCGCATGAGTATTGCCACCGAATGCGTGGGCTTGGATATCGGCCAGACCGGTTTAAAGGCCGTGCGGTTTCGCCGCCGGCTGAGCGGTCGCGAAACGATCGAGTATTTCCATCAGCCCCTGCCGTTTGCGCACCCGGAAGATGTGGAGCCGGCCAGGCGCGTCCAATCGCTGCGCGGTTTTCTCTGGCACAACGGCCTCTATGCGACGGATCGGCTGGTGACGGCGATCCCCTGCCAGGATCTGTTCGTGCGCACGCTCTCCTTCCCATTCAAAGATGCGGAGAAACTGTCACAGGTTGTTCCGTTTGAAGTGGAAAATCTGATCCCGATGCCGGTGGATGAACTGGCGATCGGAAGCGTCGTGCTTCCGCCCGGGCTCACCGCCGAAGGGATGTCGCGGATTACCAAAGGGTCGGACGTGCTGGTCACGGCGGCCCCGCG is a window from the Nitrospira sp. genome containing:
- the gspN gene encoding type II secretion system protein GspN, giving the protein MVWPWKDLSAWKAPLLWMAFGSGLLFLSIALTFPYGALQTRVIGELQRATGMDVRAADWSIGFPAAIEWRQMTLTKTDWSPLQLGLVRAQVGLWRLLTGGVALDLAAQLDEATATQGTVKLTVTASSWSMTGPMAMIGKIQKLDLSKVLRPYVTRGSMTGEFSHRLDRSATGGSAAFGEGTWKAEAKDLSLDHIPVGNGRILALAFSTLSISLACREQICDVTELKGDGIDGSFSGQGTVTMQQPLQQSQLALSLTVIPGVGFAAKAPGLGIPPLPPGTPFTFKVMGTLAQARVAL